The following are from one region of the Leptospira kirschneri serovar Cynopteri str. 3522 CT genome:
- a CDS encoding DUF1564 family protein codes for MKIKKSKQPFRHLKLFKPNRFGKDRTEQKLRDFPKNLKKLGSPSDVNIPKELVSYLNKRIQRAGSLRLLLNQCIHQRPFLILVPKQTLRNKISYQKQKLELQRYSFRPFENDWIELKRLAFLHGVSMCKMFVTLLLETDLYPESRYVENLILDEFKEYIGDPTLIQKTRN; via the coding sequence ATGAAAATTAAAAAATCAAAACAACCATTCAGACATTTAAAATTATTCAAGCCAAACCGTTTTGGAAAAGATCGAACCGAGCAGAAACTCCGAGATTTTCCAAAAAATCTAAAAAAATTGGGGTCACCATCGGATGTCAATATTCCTAAGGAGTTGGTTTCTTATTTGAATAAAAGAATCCAAAGAGCAGGTTCTTTGAGATTACTTTTAAATCAATGTATCCATCAAAGACCATTTCTAATATTGGTTCCAAAACAAACTTTAAGGAACAAAATCAGTTACCAAAAACAAAAGCTCGAATTGCAGAGATATTCTTTTCGGCCATTTGAGAATGATTGGATAGAACTTAAAAGACTCGCCTTTCTACACGGAGTTTCGATGTGCAAAATGTTTGTAACACTATTATTGGAGACAGATCTTTATCCGGAATCTAGATATGTGGAAAATCTAATTTTAGATGAATTTAAAGAATATATCGGAGATCCGACCTTAATTCAAAAAACTAGAAACTAA
- the lsa26 gene encoding surface adhesion protein Lsa26, which translates to MFKNLKRMSILFFLISPLFSSSVFALGTYSEGWAVVKLVQFESRGLIFDSYEGILEFTTYDKSEKCESSKDECFSPLKEKVEFSVRPENAETVNFLSNSLNQEILIQYKIHKIEPVALSTDFEIISAQRQIPTIPKEAAEKIIVDKTGSKRNFSVSGRILQLDYQGTAIGTYEGLYLDEVRGKVHPFSITNDQVAEFAWNTMKFGTKYFIGISVAFATGWRKSDYDIFEINYKSPAGGVYTDLKK; encoded by the coding sequence ATGTTCAAAAATTTAAAAAGAATGAGTATTTTATTTTTCCTTATAAGTCCCTTGTTTTCTTCTTCAGTTTTTGCTTTAGGGACTTACTCAGAAGGTTGGGCAGTAGTAAAATTGGTACAATTTGAAAGCCGCGGACTTATTTTTGATTCTTATGAGGGAATTTTAGAATTTACTACCTATGACAAATCCGAAAAATGCGAGTCATCCAAGGACGAATGTTTTTCTCCATTAAAAGAAAAAGTAGAATTTTCTGTTCGTCCCGAAAATGCAGAAACCGTAAATTTTTTAAGTAATAGTTTAAATCAAGAAATTTTGATTCAATACAAAATCCATAAAATTGAACCTGTCGCGCTTTCAACCGATTTTGAAATCATTTCTGCTCAAAGACAAATCCCTACTATTCCTAAGGAAGCTGCCGAGAAAATCATTGTAGATAAAACAGGATCTAAAAGAAATTTTTCGGTTTCAGGTAGAATTCTTCAATTGGATTATCAAGGAACTGCAATTGGAACTTATGAAGGTTTATATCTGGACGAAGTCCGTGGAAAAGTTCATCCTTTTTCGATTACGAACGATCAAGTAGCCGAATTTGCTTGGAACACGATGAAATTTGGAACAAAGTATTTCATAGGTATTTCCGTCGCCTTTGCAACGGGTTGGAGGAAATCGGATTATGATATTTTTGAAATCAATTATAAATCTCCAGCGGGTGGTGTTTATACCGATTTGAAAAAGTGA
- a CDS encoding LIC12628 family protein, which translates to MRMILIIFGGRRFELIISWEKIRHQHPKEEWKELLERVECGSSHIFTEKRFWYNSTDENHSYSILYRAKQIRKKPK; encoded by the coding sequence ATGAGAATGATTCTCATAATCTTTGGAGGTAGGAGGTTTGAATTGATCATCAGTTGGGAAAAAATTCGTCATCAGCATCCAAAAGAAGAATGGAAGGAGCTTTTAGAGAGAGTGGAATGTGGTAGTTCCCACATTTTTACAGAAAAACGATTTTGGTATAATTCTACAGACGAAAATCATTCTTATTCGATTTTATACAGAGCAAAGCAGATTCGAAAAAAACCTAAGTAA
- a CDS encoding DUF1564 family protein yields the protein MVKKDQTSSRHIRNLSNEQKNSKLITDKKSILKRNSPSDLWIPRVKIPHLTKRISQFKSLKCMLHFLLKKNRHRLHSPFAHSQKEKTLYQETELELVRFSFRPNAADWAELRLAARYYGVSICNFFVMLLTFDENKGSSKSFWNDFKNRKFQNSEILLIQLISSKRNTLFFSIVTGFNTFHGFERKSSA from the coding sequence ATGGTAAAAAAAGATCAAACTTCTTCTCGACACATTCGTAATCTCAGTAATGAACAAAAAAATTCTAAATTGATTACTGATAAAAAATCGATTTTAAAAAGAAATTCTCCATCCGATCTTTGGATTCCAAGAGTAAAAATTCCACATTTAACAAAACGAATTTCACAGTTTAAATCTTTAAAATGTATGTTACATTTCCTTTTAAAGAAAAACCGCCATCGATTACATTCTCCTTTTGCTCATTCTCAAAAAGAAAAGACCTTATATCAAGAAACCGAACTTGAACTGGTTCGTTTTTCTTTTCGACCTAACGCTGCGGATTGGGCGGAATTAAGACTTGCTGCTCGTTACTACGGTGTTTCCATTTGTAATTTTTTCGTAATGCTTCTTACTTTTGATGAAAATAAAGGTTCTTCAAAATCCTTTTGGAATGATTTTAAAAATCGAAAATTCCAAAATTCAGAAATTTTACTTATCCAATTGATTTCTTCCAAGAGGAATACTCTATTTTTTTCTATCGTCACCGGGTTTAACACTTTTCATGGGTTCGAACGAAAATCATCTGCTTAA
- a CDS encoding histidine kinase dimerization/phosphoacceptor domain -containing protein, which yields MDMLHKPKILVVEDEIIVAVNLGQKLKKLGYELVGITSSGEEAIQKAEENHPDLVLMDINIEGNLDGIETAEVLRNRFHTPVIYLTAYADESTLDRAKKTEPLGYIVKPFESDQLRSSIEVALYKNEIEQRSKQTEEKLKGALDQLGAGIVTTDENGLLLFMNPAAEKLIGCKYEDYLGKPIRQILFFRNGSGNTVENLVEEVLKSGLPKDNGNLFLVSKNGSSHEIQFQSSPIFGGEEKLTGTFNILRTKEQHTNNAEKDTYLKEIHHRIKNNLTIISSIFSLRSGQTTGESNDVLRESQNRLRAVALLHEILYESKDLSLISFELYVKKLTDALFQIYQVNREKVSLELNIQEGKVKAEIGMNLALIINELITNSLKHGLANSESGSIRVHFTKENDILILEVSDSGNGLPEESIRKRNPSSLGLSLVESLAKQIGGKIDFLNQEGACVQLRFPVSA from the coding sequence ATGGATATGCTTCATAAACCCAAAATATTGGTGGTCGAAGACGAGATCATCGTTGCCGTCAATCTAGGACAAAAGCTAAAAAAACTAGGTTATGAGCTTGTAGGAATCACATCATCTGGCGAAGAAGCAATCCAGAAAGCGGAAGAAAATCATCCGGATTTAGTTCTCATGGATATAAACATAGAAGGAAATTTGGACGGAATCGAAACCGCCGAAGTACTTCGAAATCGGTTTCATACACCCGTTATTTATCTAACCGCATACGCAGACGAAAGCACTTTAGACAGGGCTAAAAAAACGGAGCCATTAGGATATATCGTAAAACCTTTTGAATCGGATCAACTCCGCTCATCCATCGAAGTCGCCCTTTATAAAAATGAAATTGAACAAAGATCAAAACAAACAGAAGAAAAATTAAAAGGCGCTCTGGATCAACTCGGAGCAGGAATTGTAACCACTGACGAAAACGGGCTTCTTCTTTTTATGAATCCGGCTGCTGAAAAATTGATTGGTTGTAAATATGAAGATTATTTAGGAAAACCGATTCGACAAATTTTGTTTTTCAGAAATGGATCTGGCAATACGGTCGAAAACTTAGTAGAAGAAGTGCTCAAATCCGGGCTTCCCAAAGATAATGGAAATTTATTTTTAGTCTCCAAAAACGGAAGTAGTCATGAAATTCAATTTCAAAGTTCTCCTATCTTTGGGGGAGAAGAAAAATTAACCGGAACTTTTAATATTCTTAGAACCAAAGAACAACATACAAATAACGCTGAAAAAGATACTTATCTCAAAGAAATTCATCATAGAATCAAAAACAATCTTACGATCATCTCCTCTATTTTTAGTCTTAGATCGGGTCAAACAACTGGAGAATCTAACGACGTTCTTAGAGAAAGTCAAAATCGTCTGAGAGCTGTGGCTCTTCTTCACGAAATTCTCTATGAAAGTAAGGACCTTTCTTTGATCAGTTTTGAACTCTATGTAAAAAAACTTACGGACGCACTTTTTCAAATCTATCAAGTAAATAGAGAAAAGGTTAGTCTGGAACTCAATATTCAAGAAGGTAAAGTAAAAGCCGAGATTGGTATGAATCTCGCTTTGATCATCAATGAACTCATTACAAATTCTTTAAAACACGGATTGGCTAATTCTGAATCCGGCTCGATTCGAGTTCATTTTACAAAGGAAAACGACATTTTAATCCTTGAGGTTTCTGACAGCGGAAACGGTCTTCCCGAAGAATCAATTCGAAAAAGAAATCCAAGTTCTCTTGGTCTATCCCTTGTGGAATCTCTTGCAAAACAAATCGGCGGTAAGATCGATTTTCTCAATCAAGAAGGCGCTTGCGTTCAACTTCGTTTTCCCGTTTCGGCTTAA
- a CDS encoding crotonase/enoyl-CoA hydratase family protein, which produces MKTHFEFFEIVPRPEDKTAILYLNRPEKRNAMNWPFWRDLPDTIEEINSNPDIHSFVIAARGKSFSTGLDLDSFIQQFGTVIQAPLGSDRRKFFDLILKMQKGINAVYGSPKPSIAAVQKHCIGGGLDPISACDIRYATIDASISLREAKVAIVADMGSINRLPSIIGQGHTRELALTGKDIDGPEAERIGLVTKVFPTEEEMMNAALATAKEIAENPKIVVSGIKDVMRYSEGKPLDAGLNYVALWNSSFLDSADFRGAIQSFRERKRPVYNQS; this is translated from the coding sequence ATGAAAACCCATTTTGAATTTTTTGAAATCGTTCCAAGACCAGAAGACAAAACCGCTATTCTTTATCTCAATAGACCCGAAAAAAGAAACGCAATGAACTGGCCTTTTTGGAGGGATTTGCCGGATACAATCGAAGAAATCAATTCGAACCCGGACATTCATTCATTCGTGATCGCCGCAAGAGGCAAATCCTTCTCCACCGGTTTAGATCTGGATTCATTTATCCAACAATTCGGAACGGTAATCCAAGCCCCCTTAGGTAGTGATCGAAGAAAGTTCTTTGATCTCATTTTAAAAATGCAAAAAGGAATCAATGCAGTTTACGGTTCTCCTAAACCTTCCATCGCAGCAGTTCAAAAACATTGTATCGGCGGCGGTTTGGATCCGATCTCCGCCTGCGATATTCGTTACGCTACCATAGACGCTTCCATCTCTCTTAGAGAAGCAAAAGTTGCGATTGTCGCTGACATGGGTTCCATCAACAGACTTCCTTCTATCATCGGACAAGGTCATACAAGAGAATTGGCCTTAACCGGAAAAGACATAGACGGACCAGAAGCGGAAAGAATCGGACTCGTTACTAAAGTATTTCCAACCGAAGAAGAAATGATGAACGCGGCTCTTGCAACTGCAAAGGAAATCGCCGAAAATCCTAAAATAGTCGTTTCTGGAATCAAAGACGTGATGAGATATTCCGAAGGAAAACCGTTAGACGCCGGTTTAAATTATGTTGCTCTTTGGAATTCTAGCTTTTTAGATTCCGCAGATTTTAGAGGGGCAATACAATCTTTTCGGGAACGCAAACGCCCCGTCTATAACCAATCTTAA
- the sph gene encoding sphingomyelin phosphodiesterase, with protein MINKITKLKLLIGYCLLLLSLMRCLPENKSSYKDLFISLLFLSNQTNNNQVNSASINNDSTNANPANPASANNNQVNAIPVNDEPANLNLANSAPANNNQANAVPANNGLMNENSLNNIPTKVNSKNVEIKVLSHNLFMLPTNLPGWGNWGHDERAKRISQSDYVKNQDVIVFEEAFDTNARNILLDNLQKEYPYQTDVVGRTKNNWDASLGNFRSYSLVNGGVVILSKWPIEEKIQYIFNDSGCGADWFANKGFVYVKINKEGKKFHVIGTHVQSQDQNCSNLGVPNRANQFNDIRNFIYSKNIPKDETVLIVGDLNVIKKSNEYFDMISRLNVSEPKYVGVPFTWDAKTNEIAAYYYENQEPVYLDYIFVSKLHAQPPVWQNLAYDPVSKQTWTTSGYTSDEFSDHYPVYGFVYADSSTPTKSGHKRKYDQVSFQSAANGKFIQADPNRKNGWLRADTAIETDFTKFNLLQEGNLNPSCIKSGLVRIESSHSLNYFWNWWLGGGSGNYGYYPKFNDASNQLEIINLSTECLEDGNKIVFKDYDTYSKDHYYLTVWDKGNWNEHLYLWKDSISQREIFYLRLNSTPAKNWNTDLIYR; from the coding sequence ATGATAAATAAAATAACAAAACTAAAATTACTTATAGGTTACTGCCTATTATTACTCTCCCTGATGCGTTGTTTACCCGAAAATAAATCCTCATATAAGGATTTATTTATTTCGTTATTATTTCTCTCTAACCAAACAAATAATAACCAAGTAAATTCGGCTTCTATAAATAACGACTCTACAAATGCAAATCCAGCGAACCCTGCGTCTGCAAATAACAATCAAGTAAATGCTATTCCCGTAAATGACGAACCCGCAAATCTAAATCTAGCCAACTCTGCACCTGCAAATAATAATCAGGCAAATGCAGTTCCAGCTAACAATGGTTTGATGAATGAAAATTCCTTAAATAACATTCCTACAAAAGTAAATTCTAAAAATGTAGAAATAAAAGTATTAAGTCACAACCTATTTATGTTGCCTACAAATCTTCCAGGGTGGGGAAATTGGGGACACGACGAAAGAGCAAAACGAATTTCACAATCGGATTACGTAAAAAATCAGGACGTTATCGTGTTCGAAGAAGCTTTCGACACAAACGCAAGAAACATTCTCTTAGACAATCTTCAAAAAGAATATCCGTATCAAACAGATGTGGTCGGAAGAACAAAAAATAATTGGGACGCAAGCTTAGGCAATTTCAGATCTTACTCTCTCGTTAACGGAGGAGTTGTAATCCTAAGTAAATGGCCTATCGAAGAAAAGATTCAATATATCTTTAACGACTCAGGGTGTGGAGCCGATTGGTTTGCAAATAAAGGATTTGTTTACGTAAAAATCAATAAAGAAGGAAAGAAATTTCATGTCATCGGAACCCACGTTCAGTCTCAGGATCAGAATTGTTCAAATTTAGGAGTACCAAACAGGGCCAATCAATTCAATGATATTAGAAATTTTATATATTCTAAAAATATTCCAAAAGATGAAACCGTTTTGATCGTGGGTGACTTAAACGTTATCAAAAAAAGTAACGAATATTTCGATATGATTTCCAGGTTAAACGTTAGCGAACCTAAATATGTGGGAGTTCCTTTTACTTGGGATGCAAAAACAAACGAAATTGCCGCATACTATTACGAAAACCAAGAACCGGTTTACTTGGATTATATCTTTGTTTCAAAATTACACGCTCAACCTCCGGTTTGGCAAAATTTAGCTTACGATCCGGTCTCTAAACAAACCTGGACAACATCCGGATATACAAGCGACGAATTTTCAGATCACTATCCGGTATACGGTTTTGTATATGCAGATTCCTCTACTCCTACAAAGTCCGGACATAAAAGAAAATATGATCAAGTTTCTTTTCAATCGGCTGCTAACGGTAAATTTATTCAAGCAGATCCTAATAGAAAAAACGGTTGGCTAAGAGCGGATACAGCAATAGAAACCGATTTTACTAAATTCAATTTATTGCAAGAAGGGAATTTAAATCCTTCCTGTATAAAAAGTGGTCTCGTTAGAATCGAATCTTCTCATTCCTTAAATTACTTTTGGAATTGGTGGTTAGGCGGAGGCTCCGGTAACTATGGCTACTATCCTAAGTTTAATGACGCTTCCAACCAACTTGAAATTATCAATTTGAGTACGGAATGTCTGGAAGACGGTAATAAAATCGTATTCAAAGATTATGATACTTATTCTAAAGACCATTACTATCTTACTGTTTGGGACAAAGGAAATTGGAATGAACATCTTTATCTTTGGAAAGATTCCATCAGCCAGAGGGAAATATTTTACCTC